The Apium graveolens cultivar Ventura unplaced genomic scaffold, ASM990537v1 ctg9190, whole genome shotgun sequence genome has a segment encoding these proteins:
- the LOC141705649 gene encoding uncharacterized protein LOC141705649 has protein sequence MEENKGKDGSVTLSYPMLSKSNYTAWSIKMKAFMEAHGIWEAIEPVDPKAAVKERADKVALAAIYQAIPEDVLLSVAEKKTVKGAWEAIKTMSLGADRVKRAKVQTLRAEFEMMSMKDAETIDEFSMKLSALVTNIRALGETVEESYIVKKLLRAVPSRFVQITSAIGQFGQIEEMSVEEAVGSLKAHEERLGGQTEKPVGQLMLTEEEWEKREATEGRLLLSREEWLKRSNKSRGTSSYQGQHDKSKVRCFNCQLYGHYAAECRKPRKEKEKKQEANLAQIQDDEPALLLTEFEKVKNDTLLLNEKGLVPKLQKDQVKKVESNLWYLDNGASNHMTGLRSKFNELDERVTGQVKFGDGSLVEIKGKGSVMFKCKNGDERIFHEVYYIPSLCSNIISLGQLSECGNKVIMNGVFLWVYDDKG, from the coding sequence ATGGAGGAAAACAAAGGCAAGGATGGATCAGTAACGTTAAGTTATCCAATGCTGAGCAAAAGCAATTACACGGCGTGGTCGATAAAGATGAAAGCCTTTATGGAGGCTCATGGGATTTGGGAGGCGATCGAGCCTGTGGACCCAAAGGCCGCGGTTAAAGAAAGAGCAGACAAGGTGGCATTAGCAGCCATCTACCAAGCCATCCCTGAGGACGTGCTCTTGTCCGTAGCTGAGAAGAAGACAGTTAAAGGTGCTTGGGAGGCCATAAAGACAATGTCTCTTGGGGCAGATCGAGTCAAGAGGGCCAAGGTTCAAACACTGAGGGCAGAGTTTGAAATGATGAGCATGAAAGATGCGGAGACAATCGATGAGTTTAGTATGAAATTGAGTGCACTGGTCACAAACATCAGGGCACTAGGAGAAACCGTGGAGGAGAGTTACATAGTGAAGAAATTACTGAGAGCTGTTCCTTCAAGATTTGTGCAGATAACCTCAGCCATTGGACAATTTGGACAGATTGAAGAAATGTCTGTGGAAGAGGCAGTAGGCTCATTAAAGGCACATGAAGAAAGACTTGGTGGACAAACTGAGAAACCTGTGGGTCAATTGATGTTAACTGAAGAGGAGTGGGAGAAACGAGAAGCCACTGAAGGTCGTCTTCTATTGTCTAGGGAAGAATGGCTTAAGAGGTCAAATAAAAGTCGAGGTACATCTAGCTATCAAGGACAGCATGATAAGAGTAAGGTGAGGTGCTTTAACTGTCAGTTGTATGGGCATTATGCGGCGGAGTGTCGTAAACCacgaaaggaaaaggaaaagaagcaagaggcGAACCTTGCCCAAATACAAGATGACGAACCAGCGTTGCTCCTAACAGAATTTGAGAAGGTTAAAAATGACACGTTGTTACTTAATGAGAAAGGGCTGGTTCCAAAGTTGCAGAAGGATCAGGTCAAGAAAGTCGAAAGTAATTTGTGGTACCTAGACAATGGAGCAAGTAACCACATGACAGGGTTACGCTCCAAGTTTAACGAACTGGATGAAAGGGTGACAGGGCAAGTGAAGTTCGGAGATGGCTCCCTGGTAGAAATAAAAGGCAAAGGCTCGGTGATGTTCAAATGTAAAAATGGTGATGAACGAATCTTCCACGAGGTATACTATATCCCCAGTCTCTGTAGTAATATTATAAGCCTTGGGCAACTGTCTGAATGTGGAAATAAAGTCATAATGAATGGTGTTTTTTTGTGGGTCTATGATGATAAAGGATGA